From one Methylomonas paludis genomic stretch:
- a CDS encoding DUF3683 domain-containing protein: MPVDLSSLPQVAETAPLRLREIPYNYTSFSDREIVIRLLGEENWQIIESLRAERVTGRSARMLYEVLGDIWAVRRNPYLEDDLLDNRKRRKALLDALKHRLKQMEKRQAELESQQSERAPRVAQLIAAAHQAIQDFANFFETTEEVRRKSLALLSKHTRKDNIRFDGFARVSHVTDATDWRVEYPFVVLYPNTEAEVGLLVRDCIKLGLTIIPRGGGTGYTGGAVPLTPYAAVINTEKLLEISPVQTETLLPGVAEPYATIFTGAGVVTRRVMDVAENAGLVFACDPTSADASCIGGNIAMNAGGKKAVLWGTALDNLLSWRMVTPDGNWLEVQRIKHNLGKIHDQEQAEFLLRRFAADGKQLLSEQPLIIPGSFFRKGELGKDVTDKFLGGLPGIQKEGCDGIITSAHWILHKMPPHTRTVCLEFFGQVREAVPAIVEIRDYLAALPKQGPDRVMLAGLEHLDERYVKAVGYATKAKRHGRPKMVLIGDIVGDDETQVALAASEVVRLCNARSAEGFIAVSPDTRKKFWLDRARTAAIAKHTNAFKINEDVVIPLPRMGDYCDGIERINVELSIRNKLRLCDALIIFLQGDLPLRSYEESVNHAELIGDRRNMALEAVIQVREYWQWLYDNLDLPLAAAELALHERGIVLGELSNRTIEPTLFHRIQDYSLRISWKQELLPKLQLIFEGDNFRQILERIDAVHKQILRGRVFVALHMHAGDGNVHTNLPVNSDDYAMLGEANAAVARIMALARSLDGVISGEHGIGITKYEFLTAQELAGFHDYKQRVDPEGRFNSGKLMPGGDLRAAYTTSFSLMGFESLILQQSDIGAISESVKDCLRCGKCKPVCSTHVPKANLLYSPRNKILATSLLIEAFLYEEQTRRGISITHWNEFEDVADHCTVCHKCFNPCPVDIDFGDVSMNMRNLLRKMGKQSFNPVKTAAIAFLTTSHPNTVKFMRMTMIEWAYKAQRLANVLLKPWGRAQLKQPPSTTGKGPLREQVIHFTNRKMPGKLPSKTARALLDIEDDHIVPIIRDRHKTRTDSEAVFYFPGCGSERLFSQVGLATQAMLYDIGVQTVLPPGYLCCGYPQRAAGQFDSAQKITTDNRVLFHRVANTLNYLDIKTVVVSCGTCLDQLADYEFDKIFPGCRLIDIHEYLLEKGIKLSGLNGVPYVYHDPCHSPLKQQDAIKTVSELVGSTVIKSDRCCGESGTLAVARPDISTQIRYRKSSELQENTAKLKAGGYDGPVKMLTSCPSCVQGLQRYGDEVEQLEVDYIVVEMARHILGENWMKSYVKQVTNGGIERVLV, from the coding sequence ATGCCCGTGGATTTAAGCTCTTTGCCTCAAGTTGCCGAAACCGCCCCGCTGCGGTTGCGCGAAATTCCTTACAACTACACCTCTTTCTCAGACCGGGAAATTGTGATTCGGCTATTGGGTGAAGAAAACTGGCAAATCATAGAATCCTTGCGTGCCGAGCGGGTCACTGGCCGTTCAGCACGGATGCTTTACGAAGTATTGGGCGATATCTGGGCCGTGCGCCGCAACCCCTATCTGGAAGATGATCTGCTAGATAACCGCAAACGCCGCAAAGCCTTGCTGGATGCTTTGAAACATCGACTCAAACAAATGGAAAAACGCCAGGCTGAACTGGAAAGCCAGCAATCGGAACGGGCGCCGCGCGTGGCACAACTGATAGCCGCCGCCCACCAGGCCATCCAGGATTTTGCCAATTTTTTTGAAACCACCGAAGAAGTACGTCGTAAATCTTTAGCCTTATTATCAAAACATACCCGTAAAGATAATATTCGCTTTGATGGCTTTGCCAGGGTATCTCATGTGACCGATGCCACTGACTGGCGGGTTGAATATCCATTTGTAGTGCTATATCCCAATACCGAAGCCGAAGTCGGTTTGTTGGTAAGAGATTGCATCAAGCTGGGCTTAACCATTATCCCGCGCGGCGGCGGTACCGGATATACCGGCGGCGCAGTACCACTGACGCCTTATGCGGCAGTGATCAACACGGAAAAATTACTGGAAATCAGTCCGGTACAAACTGAGACACTCTTGCCTGGGGTTGCCGAACCCTACGCCACCATTTTTACCGGTGCCGGCGTGGTGACCCGCCGAGTGATGGATGTGGCCGAAAATGCCGGATTGGTGTTTGCCTGCGACCCCACCTCGGCTGACGCTTCCTGCATAGGCGGTAATATTGCCATGAACGCCGGCGGTAAAAAAGCCGTATTGTGGGGTACTGCCCTGGACAATTTATTGTCCTGGCGCATGGTGACACCGGACGGCAACTGGTTGGAAGTACAGCGTATCAAGCACAATCTCGGCAAAATTCACGATCAGGAGCAGGCCGAATTTTTGCTGCGCCGTTTTGCTGCCGATGGCAAACAATTACTGTCCGAACAGCCTTTGATTATCCCCGGCAGCTTTTTCCGCAAAGGCGAGTTGGGCAAGGACGTCACCGACAAATTCCTGGGCGGCTTGCCCGGTATCCAGAAAGAAGGCTGTGACGGCATCATTACCTCTGCGCACTGGATACTGCATAAAATGCCGCCGCATACCCGCACCGTGTGCCTGGAGTTTTTTGGTCAGGTGCGCGAAGCCGTACCCGCCATCGTTGAAATTCGTGATTATCTGGCAGCCCTACCCAAACAGGGTCCGGATCGGGTGATGCTGGCCGGTCTGGAGCATCTGGATGAGCGCTATGTCAAAGCCGTGGGTTATGCCACCAAAGCCAAACGCCACGGCCGCCCGAAAATGGTGTTGATCGGCGATATCGTTGGTGACGATGAAACCCAGGTAGCGCTGGCAGCTTCGGAAGTGGTTCGGCTGTGTAACGCTCGTAGTGCCGAAGGCTTTATTGCCGTCAGCCCGGACACCCGCAAAAAATTCTGGCTGGACCGAGCCCGTACTGCCGCGATAGCGAAACACACCAACGCCTTTAAAATCAATGAAGATGTGGTCATCCCGCTACCGCGTATGGGAGATTATTGTGACGGCATCGAACGTATCAATGTCGAACTGTCCATCCGCAACAAACTGCGCCTGTGTGATGCGTTAATTATATTTTTGCAAGGCGATTTGCCGTTACGCAGCTATGAAGAAAGTGTCAATCATGCTGAATTAATCGGCGACCGGCGTAATATGGCGCTAGAAGCCGTTATCCAGGTGCGTGAATACTGGCAATGGCTTTATGATAATCTGGATTTACCACTGGCTGCTGCCGAATTGGCGCTGCATGAACGCGGTATAGTGCTGGGCGAGCTGAGCAACCGTACCATTGAGCCCACATTGTTTCATCGCATTCAGGATTATTCCTTGCGCATTTCCTGGAAACAGGAATTGCTGCCCAAATTGCAGCTGATTTTCGAAGGCGACAACTTCCGGCAAATTCTGGAGCGTATCGATGCTGTGCATAAACAAATCCTGCGCGGCAGAGTGTTTGTGGCCTTGCACATGCATGCCGGTGACGGCAACGTCCACACCAATCTGCCGGTAAATTCCGACGATTACGCCATGCTCGGCGAAGCCAATGCGGCAGTAGCCCGTATTATGGCGTTGGCGCGGTCACTAGATGGGGTGATTTCCGGCGAACACGGTATAGGCATTACCAAATACGAGTTTTTAACCGCACAGGAACTAGCCGGTTTCCACGACTACAAACAGCGTGTCGATCCGGAAGGCCGTTTTAATAGCGGCAAACTGATGCCGGGCGGTGACCTGCGTGCGGCTTACACCACCTCGTTTAGCTTGATGGGCTTTGAATCACTGATTTTGCAACAAAGCGATATCGGTGCCATCTCGGAATCCGTTAAAGACTGCTTACGCTGCGGTAAATGTAAACCGGTCTGTTCAACCCATGTGCCCAAAGCTAATTTGCTGTACTCACCACGGAATAAAATTCTGGCGACTTCGCTGTTGATCGAAGCATTTTTATACGAAGAGCAAACCCGGCGTGGCATTTCCATCACCCACTGGAACGAATTTGAAGATGTGGCCGACCATTGCACAGTCTGCCACAAATGCTTCAATCCTTGTCCGGTCGATATTGATTTTGGCGATGTGTCCATGAATATGCGCAATCTGTTGCGCAAAATGGGCAAACAAAGCTTTAACCCGGTAAAAACGGCGGCGATTGCCTTTTTAACCACCAGCCACCCCAATACCGTCAAGTTTATGCGCATGACCATGATCGAATGGGCATACAAAGCGCAAAGACTGGCCAATGTGTTATTAAAACCCTGGGGGAGGGCGCAGCTCAAACAACCGCCATCCACTACTGGTAAAGGCCCGTTGCGCGAGCAAGTGATCCATTTTACCAACCGCAAAATGCCAGGCAAATTGCCCAGCAAAACCGCTAGAGCCTTGCTGGATATAGAAGATGATCATATCGTACCGATTATCCGCGATCGTCATAAAACCCGCACTGATTCGGAAGCGGTATTTTATTTCCCCGGTTGTGGTTCAGAGCGCTTGTTTTCTCAGGTAGGTCTGGCCACCCAGGCCATGCTGTATGACATTGGTGTGCAAACCGTGCTGCCGCCCGGTTATTTGTGCTGCGGATATCCACAGCGCGCCGCCGGCCAATTCGACAGCGCCCAGAAAATTACCACAGACAACCGTGTGCTGTTTCACCGGGTGGCCAATACCTTGAATTATTTGGATATCAAAACCGTAGTGGTTAGTTGCGGTACCTGTCTCGACCAATTGGCCGATTACGAGTTTGACAAAATTTTCCCCGGCTGTCGCTTGATAGACATCCATGAATATCTGCTGGAAAAAGGCATTAAACTGTCCGGTTTGAACGGAGTACCTTATGTATACCATGATCCTTGTCACAGCCCGTTAAAACAGCAGGATGCCATTAAAACCGTCAGCGAACTGGTCGGCAGTACCGTTATAAAATCTGATCGCTGCTGCGGGGAATCCGGTACCCTGGCGGTGGCCCGTCCGGATATATCCACCCAGATACGCTACCGCAAGTCATCAGAACTTCAGGAAAATACCGCCAAACTCAAGGCCGGTGGTTACGATGGGCCGGTGAAAATGCTCACCTCTTGCCCATCCTGTGTGCAAGGCTTGCAACGCTATGGCGATGAAGTGGAACAACTGGAAGTGGATTACATTGTCGTGGAAATGGCCAGACACATACTCGGTGAAAACTGGATGAAAAGCTATGTCAAACAAGTCACTAATGGTGGTATCGAACGAGTGCTGGTTTAA
- a CDS encoding MSMEG_0572/Sll0783 family nitrogen starvation response protein produces MPVVQAPAHQKGDFFVDYEEKVFEDVKAQAGQKALVKFHTVAFEGSIGFVNLLQALRLQRKGFETSILLYGPGVTLGIQRGFPRLGDESFPGHQNYANQIGKFIEEGGKVYACRFALQALYGHGEPSLLPGIRPISPLDVLDIVLLHQRDNAFILDTWTL; encoded by the coding sequence ATGCCCGTAGTTCAAGCGCCAGCTCACCAAAAAGGCGATTTTTTTGTCGATTATGAAGAAAAAGTCTTCGAAGACGTTAAGGCCCAAGCCGGCCAAAAAGCTTTGGTTAAATTTCATACCGTGGCATTCGAAGGTTCGATTGGCTTTGTTAATCTGTTACAGGCCCTGCGTTTGCAACGCAAAGGCTTTGAAACCTCTATTCTGCTATATGGGCCGGGGGTGACGCTGGGTATTCAACGCGGCTTTCCGCGCCTGGGCGACGAATCGTTTCCCGGACATCAAAATTATGCCAACCAGATTGGCAAATTCATTGAAGAAGGCGGCAAGGTCTACGCCTGCCGGTTTGCTTTACAAGCCTTGTATGGGCACGGTGAACCCAGTTTGTTGCCGGGCATTCGCCCAATCAGCCCACTTGATGTGTTAGATATTGTACTGCTGCATCAACGCGACAACGCTTTCATTCTGGATACCTGGACTTTGTAA